AATTCGATTAGAAAGGTTTGCCTTCTTCGATCGGCAACTCAGGGATTCTCGACCACTCGTTCCAGGAACCGAAATACAGCTTAACATTTTCGATTCCGGCCGACTTCAGAGCCACCAGAGTATTCGAAGCGCGCGCGCCCTTGAAGCAATATAGATAGACTTCGCTGTCCTTAGTGATCCCCGCCGTTTTACACTCCGCCAGAATTTCATCCGGAGTCTTAAACAACGGAACCAGTCCCGGCTTCATCATACGATACCATTCGATCCAAACCGCACCCGGCAAACGTCCTTTGCGTGGACAGAAATCTTTACCGTATGGCGATGAACTGTCCGCAACCCATTCGTCAACGTCGCGAACATCCAATAGAATCTTGTCGCTATCCAACGCGGATAGAACATCCTCCTTGTCGATCATCAAGCTGTTTCCGGTATCTTTAAGCGGGAAGGTTTTCGCTTCCGGCGTCGGCGTTTCCAGACTGATTTCAAATCCTTCTGCATGCCACGCCTGATAGCCGCCATGCAAAATCGACACATCTTCATAACCCAGGTAGTTCAAAAGAAAATAACCGCGACAGGATTGGCCGAAACCGGTGTTCATTGCATCTTCATACAGAACCGCCGTTTCAGCACCGGAAAGACCGGCTTCACCGAAGGTCGAAGCGAAATTCTCTTTCAACTCTTCAATCCCTTCCGGGGTCGAGGTTGCCAGAAAAGTAAAAATAGAATGAATATTGACCGCACCGGGAATATGTCCCTGTTCGTAGGCCTCCGGTGAACGGGTGTCGATAATGACAACAGGCGTGTCACTTGAGAGCATTTCATTAAGTGTAGCCGCATTGACAAGTAGTGGACTTGGCATCTTGTATCTCCTTAAGCGTAGGTTTTCAGTAGCGAAAGCGTTTATCAAGACGCATAAAATGTACTTATCAAAAAAATAACAACAAATACAACAACTTAACTAACTTTAAGGCTTAATTTCCTCTTGGCAAACCCCGACTTTTACTCATAAAAAAACACAATAAGCACCAAATTCAATCAATTAAACGGTGCATGCGATTCCAGAAATGAGCGACTTGCAAGCTCAAGCAAAAAATAAAATATTCTGCTTACGTCGAAATGTAAAACTCCTATACTTACTTAAAGTAAAAAAATCACATAATATATTTATTTGCTAAAAAATAGTCTTTTAAGAAACTATTCAGTC
The genomic region above belongs to Thiomicrorhabdus xiamenensis and contains:
- a CDS encoding sulfurtransferase; translated protein: MPSPLLVNAATLNEMLSSDTPVVIIDTRSPEAYEQGHIPGAVNIHSIFTFLATSTPEGIEELKENFASTFGEAGLSGAETAVLYEDAMNTGFGQSCRGYFLLNYLGYEDVSILHGGYQAWHAEGFEISLETPTPEAKTFPLKDTGNSLMIDKEDVLSALDSDKILLDVRDVDEWVADSSSPYGKDFCPRKGRLPGAVWIEWYRMMKPGLVPLFKTPDEILAECKTAGITKDSEVYLYCFKGARASNTLVALKSAGIENVKLYFGSWNEWSRIPELPIEEGKPF